In Planctomycetota bacterium, the DNA window ATCCAGGGGGCCGCCTTCCTGAGCTACTTCGTCGACGAGAAGGTGCCCTGGTGCCACATCGACATCGCCGGCACGCACGCCGTCGACGCCGACGAGGGACCCTACATCGCGGGCCCGACGGGCTTCGGCGCCCGCCTGCTCGCGCGGCTGGCCGAGCACTGGTAGCCCCCCGAATCACCCGCCCTAGGTCGCCGCGCGGGCTCGCTCGTCGGCAGCCGTCCGGGCCGCCCTCGGCCGCACCGCAAGCCGCGCCAGGCTCTTGACGCTCTGCTGCAGCCGCACGCCCTTGAGCGCCTGGTTGACCTTGTCGGCCAGGCGATAGCGGATGTTCTCGTCGAGCAGTTCGCGGACGCGCTGATCGAGCTCGTAGCCCTCGCTCTTGGCCAGCTCGATGCGGAGGGCCCGCTCGGGCCGCCGCGCGAGCCCCGGGTGCCGCGCCAGGATGTGCGATCGCAGCGCCACCTTGCGGCTGAAGCCCTCGGTCCGCAGCATGCTGCCGGGACGGATGCGGTAGTGGAACAGGAATTCCGGCACGATCATGCACCGCTCACCGCGGCGCGCGAGGGCACAGTACAGGTCCCAGTCCTCGAAGGCGGTCAGCCGCTCGTCGTAGCCACCGGCGGCGAGCACCGCGTCCCTGCGCAACAGGGCGGTGGCGTTGCACGCCCAGTTGTCGCAGCACAGGATGTCGCGATCGAAGCCCACGGGCAGCCACGAGCCGGTGACCTCGCCCGGGGATTCGCTCCAGAACGCCACCAACGTGCCCACCGCCGCGAGTCCCGGGTCTCGGTCCATGGCCCCGACCACTCGCTCCAGAAAAGCCGGCGCGAGGATGTCGTCGGCGTCCAGCGGCAGCACCAGATCGGCCCGGGCGTGCCGGATGCCGAAGTTGCGGGCCGAACCCAGCCCGCCGTTGGGCTTCCGCAGCACCCGCCAGCGGTCTCCATCAAACTCGCGCTCCAGCCGATCGACCATCGCCCGGCTCTCGGGCTGCGTCGAGCCGTCATCGACGACCAGCACCTCGTAGTCGCCGAAGGTTTGCGCCCGGATGCTCTCCAGCGTCTCGGGCAGCGTGTGGGCCAGGTTGTAGAAGGGCACGATCACCGATACGCGGGGCTGCACGGCCGACGCGATCGGCGTCGCGATCCGGTCCGGCCGCGCGGCGCGCACCGAGCCCATGAGCGATTCCATCCGCGCCACGACGTCCCGCGGCCTGCATAGCGAGGCCACGCGCTCCCGGGCCGCCTGGCCGTAGGCGGCCCGACGCTCTGGATCGGCCAGCAGCGACTCCAGCGTCCGCTCGAGCGCCGCGCTCTCGCCGGTCGGGAACACCGCCCCGCTCACGCCGTCCTGCACGATCTCGGCCATGCCGCCCGCGCTGCCCACGATGCAGCAGCCGCCGATCGCCATCGACTCGAGCAGGGCGTTCGGGAAGTTTTCCCACCGCGACGGCAGCACGATCACGTCGGCCGCCCGCAGCAGCCCGCCGAGCTGCTCCCGGGGCCGCGCACCCTCGATCCGCACGCGCCGGCCGAGTTCGTCGCCGAACGCGGCCTCCAGATCGGCCCGCATCGAGCGCCCGAAGCGGCCGCTCTTGGTGTCGCCGCCGACCATGAGCAGGCGCATCGCCACGCCCCGGCCGAGCAGCCGCGTCGCAGCCTCGGCGAGCAGATCGACGCCCTTGCGCCGTTCCAGCCGCCCGAAGTACAGCACCAGCGGCCCCTCGCCGTCCGGCAGGTCACCGCCGTCGACCGGCGCGTCCGGCGGAGCCTTGGTG includes these proteins:
- a CDS encoding glycosyltransferase; this encodes MRMCLVNREVSPYFGAGIGVYVAEMARAYAAAGHDVHLITAPHEGLGDPLAADHLPGVAVHVADPKHRGRTVHDQSVRFARYGFQGHALACHRVLRLLHEREPFDYIEFPEYWADGYFALTDRHATGAFGDAVLGVRLHSPTELVRSLNGEDVLDTPTALLERMELECLRMADVLVSPCHALLGHAQRMLAEADAEAPAGEVVPYPFDLTKAPPDAPVDGGDLPDGEGPLVLYFGRLERRKGVDLLAEAATRLLGRGVAMRLLMVGGDTKSGRFGRSMRADLEAAFGDELGRRVRIEGARPREQLGGLLRAADVIVLPSRWENFPNALLESMAIGGCCIVGSAGGMAEIVQDGVSGAVFPTGESAALERTLESLLADPERRAAYGQAARERVASLCRPRDVVARMESLMGSVRAARPDRIATPIASAVQPRVSVIVPFYNLAHTLPETLESIRAQTFGDYEVLVVDDGSTQPESRAMVDRLEREFDGDRWRVLRKPNGGLGSARNFGIRHARADLVLPLDADDILAPAFLERVVGAMDRDPGLAAVGTLVAFWSESPGEVTGSWLPVGFDRDILCCDNWACNATALLRRDAVLAAGGYDERLTAFEDWDLYCALARRGERCMIVPEFLFHYRIRPGSMLRTEGFSRKVALRSHILARHPGLARRPERALRIELAKSEGYELDQRVRELLDENIRYRLADKVNQALKGVRLQQSVKSLARLAVRPRAARTAADERARAAT